In the genome of Pongo pygmaeus isolate AG05252 chromosome 9, NHGRI_mPonPyg2-v2.0_pri, whole genome shotgun sequence, one region contains:
- the EML3 gene encoding echinoderm microtubule-associated protein-like 3 isoform X2: protein MDGAAGPGEGPAREALQSLSQRLRVQEQEMELVKAALAEALRLLRLQVPRSSLQGSGTPAPPGDSLAAPPGLPPTCTPSLVSRGTQTETEVELKSSPGPPGLSNGPPAPQGASEEPSGTQSEGGGSSSSGAGSPGPPGILRPLQPPQRADTPRRNSSSSSSPSERPRQKLSRKAISSANLLVRSGSTESRGGKDPLSSPGGPGSRRSNYNLEGISVKMFLRGRPITMYIPSGIRSLEELPSGPPPETLSLDWVYGYRGRDSRSNLFVLRSGEVVYFIACVVVLYRPGGGPGGPGGGGQRHYRGHTDCVRCLAVHPDGVRVASGQTAGVDKDGKPLQPVVHIWDSETLLKLQEIGLGAFERGVGALAFSAADQGAFLCVVDDSNEHMLSVWDCSRGMKLAEIKSTNDSVLAVGFNPRDSSCIVTSGKSHVHFWNWSGGVGVPGNGTLTRKQGVFGKYKKPKFIPCFVFLPDGDILTGDSEGNILTWGRSPSDSKTPGRGGAKETYGIVAQAHAHEGSIFALCLRRDGTVLSGGGRDRRLVQWGPGLVALQEAEIPEHFGAVRAIAEGLGSELLVGTTKNALLRGDLAQGFSPVIQGHTDELWGLCTHPSQNRFLTCGHDRQLCLWDGESHALAWSIDLKVEPCAPGSPMPHPPGHLWPPRLPQHLAFCFPEVASLYWWLVLDTETREIVSDVIDGNEQLSVVRYSPDGLYLAIGSHDNVIYIYSVSSDGAKSSRFGRCMGHSSFITHLDWSKDGNFIMSNSGDYEILYWDVAGGCKQLKNRYESRDREWATYTCVLGFHVYVPVRSCQGAEPHVRGPRQPRDQRPVHARRLAPRLAGRQGRQHLPVASAGRWGRGAGARHALSNPLPVPRLLTRRLIAAWRDRLARRRGPAPPFPALIPHDQGPTLSSTDFETFPIAHFPGGRERRPCTHCLDPLAEPGSPSLGLDSRCLLRGNKPEPKSPPAAFVGRCRAPPGPCGVGTKEKRRAERVRERRPFMQMTGKAACK, encoded by the exons ATGGACGGGGCCGCGGGGCCCG GTGAGGGCCCTGCTCGGGAGGCCCTCCAGTCTCTGAGCCAGCGGCTTCGGGTGCAGGAGCAGGAGATGGAGCTGGTAAAGGCAGCCCTGGCAGAAGCCCTTCGCCTGCTGCGGCTGCAGGTGCCCCGTTCCTCCCTACAGGGTTCTGGCACACCAGCTCCTCCAGGGGACAG TCTTGCAGCCCCCCCAGGACTGCCACCCACTTGCACCCCCTCCTTGGTGAGCCGAGGCACCCAGACGGAGACAGAGGTGGAGCTCAAGTCATCCCCTGGACCCCCTGGCCTGAGCAATGGACCCCCAGCCCCTCAGGGGGCCAGCGAAGAGCCTAGTGGGACCCAATCTGAAGGAgggggcagcagcagcagtggtgcTGGCTCCCCTGGCCCCCCGGGGATCCTCAGGCCCTTGCAGCCCCCACAGCGTGCTGACAC GCCGCGAAGaaattcttcctcctcctcatccccctCAGAGCGGCCTCGGCAGAAGCTCTCCAGGAAGGCAATTTCCTCCGCCAACCTGTTAGTGCGGTCCGGGAGCACAGAGAG CCGTGGGGGAAAAGACCCCCTCTCCAGCCCTGGTGGCCCTGGATCTCGGAGGAGCAATTACAATTTGG AAGGCATCTCAGTGAAGATGTTCCTTCGAGGCCGCCCCATTACCATGTACATCCCGTCTGGCATCCGCAGCCTTGAGGAGCTGCCGAGTGGCCCACCGCCAGAGACCCTCAGCCTTGACTGGGT TTACGGGTACAGGGGTCGTGACTCCCGCTCTAATCTGTTTGTGCTGCGCTCTGGGGAGGTGGTCTACTTTATCGCCTGTGTGGTGGTGCTGTACCGGCCTGGAGGAGGCCCAGGGGGTCCTGGAGGTGGCGGCCAGAGACACTACCGGGGGCACACAGACTGCGTTCGATG CCTTGCTGTTCACCCTGATGGTGTTCGGGTAGCCTCGGGACAGACAGCTGGAGTGGATAAGGATGGAAAG CCCTTGCAGCCTGTGGTTCACATCTGGGACTCAGAGACGCTGTTGAAACTGCAGGAGATTGGACTGGGGGCCTTCGAGCGGGGTGTTGGGGCCCTGGCCTTTTCAGCTGCG GATCAGGGTGCCTTTCTTTGTGTGGTGGATGATTCCAATGAGCACATGCTGTCGGTGTGGGACTGCAGCCGGGGAATGAAGCTGGCTGAGATCAAG AGTACAAATGACTCAGTCCTGGCCGTTGGCTTCAACCCTCGTGACAGCAGCTGCATCGTCACCAGTGGGAAATCTCACGTCCACTTCTGGAATTGGAGTGGTGGAGTAGGGGTTCCTGGGAATGGGACCCTTACCCGGAAACAGGGTGTCTTTGGG AAATACAAGAAACCCAAGTTTATCCCTTGCTTTGTGTTCCTTCCGGATGGAGACATTCTCACTGGAGACTCAGAGGGGAACATTCTCACCTGGGGGCGGAGCCCTTCAGATTCCAAGACCCCGGGCAGGGGTGGGGCCAAAG AGACCTATGGGATTGTGGCCCAGGCTCACGCTCATGAAGGTTCTATCTTCGCCTTGTGTCTCCGGCGGGACGGGACAGTGCTGAGTGGTGGCGGGCGGGACCGCCGGCTGGTACAGTGGGGGCCCGGGTTGGTGGccctccaggaggctgag ATTCCTGAGCACTTTGGGGCCGTGCGAGCCATTGCTGAAGGGCTTGGCTCTGAGCTGCTGGTGGGAACCACGAAGAATGCATTGCTGAGGGGAGATCTGGCCCAGGGCTTCTCCCCTGTAATCCAG GGCCACACTGATGAGCTGTGGGGGCTCTGCACACACCCCTCCCAGAACCGCTTCCTCACCTGCGGCCACGACCGGCAGCTCTGCCTGTGGGATGGGGAGAGCCACGCGCTGGCCTGGAGCATCGACCTCAAGGTAGAGCCCTGTGCCCCTGGATCCCCCATGCCACACCCACCAGGACACCTGTGGCCACCACGCCTTCCCCAGCACCTTGCCTTCTGCTTCCCAGAGGTGGCCAGTTTGTACTG GTGGTTGGTTTTGGATACAGAGACCAGAGAGATCGTGTCTGATGTCATTGATGGCAATGAGCAGCTCTCAGTGGTCCGGTACAGCCCAG ATGGGTTGTACCTGGCCATTGGTTCCCATGACAACGTGATCTACATCTATAGTGTTTCCAGTGATGGTGCCAAATCCAGCCGCTTTGGCCGCTGTATG GGTCACTCCAGCTTCATCACTCATCTTGACTGGTCCAAGGATGGGAATTTCATCATGTCCAATTCTGGGGACTATGAGATTCTTTACT GGGACGTGGCTGGAGGCTGCAAGCAGCTGAAGAATCGCTATGAGAGCCGAGACCGGGAATGGGCTACCTACACCTGTGTGCTGGGCTTTCACGTTTACG TACCCGTGCGCTCGTGCCAAG GCGCCGAGCCGCATGTACGGGGGCCACGGCAGCCACGTGACCAGCGTCCGGTTCACGCACGACGACTCGCACCTCGTCTCGCTGGGCGGCAAGGACGCCAGCATCTTCCAGTGGCGAGTGCTGGGCGCTGGGGGCGCGGGGCCGGCGCCCGCCACGCCCTCTCGAACCCCCTCCCTGTCCCCCGCCTCCTCACTCGACGTTTGATCGCTGCCTGGCGGGACCGACTGGCCCGGCGGCGTGGCCCCGCCCCGCCCTTCCCCGCCCTAATCCCCCACGACCAGGGGCCGACTCTTTCCTCGACTGACTTCGAGACATTCCCGATCGCGCATTTCCCTGGAGGGCGCGAACGGCGCCCCTGCACACACTGTTTAGACCCGCTGGCTGAGCCGGGCAGCCCCAGCCTAGGCCTTGACTCCCGCTGCCTGCTGAGGGGCAATAAACCAGAACCAAAGTCGCCTCCCGCTGCTTTTGTGGGGCGCTGCCGGGCGCCTCCGGGGCCCTGTGGGGTGGGGACGAAGGAAAAGAGGCGTGCGGAAAGGGTAAGGGAGCGTAGACCATTTATGCAAATGACAGGCAAAGCCGCTTGCAAATAA
- the EML3 gene encoding echinoderm microtubule-associated protein-like 3 isoform X6, producing MDGAAGPGEGPAREALQSLSQRLRVQEQEMELVKAALAEALRLLRLQVPRSSLQGSGTPAPPGDSLAAPPGLPPTCTPSLVSRGTQTETEVELKSSPGPPGLSNGPPAPQGASEEPSGTQSEGGGSSSSGAGSPGPPGILRPLQPPQRADTPRRNSSSSSSPSERPRQKLSRKAISSANLLVRSGSTESRGGKDPLSSPGGPGSRRSNYNLEGISVKMFLRGRPITMYIPSGIRSLEELPSGPPPETLSLDWVYGYRGRDSRSNLFVLRSGEVVYFIACVVVLYRPGGGPGGPGGGGQRHYRGHTDCVRCLAVHPDGVRVASGQTAGVDKDGKPLQPVVHIWDSETLLKLQEIGLGAFERGVGALAFSAADQGAFLCVVDDSNEHMLSVWDCSRGMKLAEIKSTNDSVLAVGFNPRDSSCIVTSGKSHVHFWNWSGGVGVPGNGTLTRKQGVFGKYKKPKFIPCFVFLPDGDILTGDSEGNILTWGRSPSDSKTPGRGGAKETYGIVAQAHAHEGSIFALCLRRDGTVLSGGGRDRRLVQWGPGLVALQEAEIPEHFGAVRAIAEGLGSELLVGTTKNALLRGDLAQGFSPVIQGHTDELWGLCTHPSQNRFLTCGHDRQLCLWDGESHALAWSIDLKVEPCAPGSPMPHPPGHLWPPRLPQHLAFCFPEVASLYWWLVLDTETREIVSDVIDGNEQLSVVRYSPDGLYLAIGSHDNVIYIYSVSSDGAKSSRFGRCMGHSSFITHLDWSKDGNFIMSNSGDYEILYWDVAGGCKQLKNRYESRDREWATYTCVLGFHVYGVWPDGSDGTDINSLCRSHNERVVAVADDFCKVHLFQYPCARAKAPSRMYGGHGSHVTSVRFTHDDSHLVSLGGKDASIFQWRVLGAGGAGPAPATPSRTPSLSPASSLDV from the exons ATGGACGGGGCCGCGGGGCCCG GTGAGGGCCCTGCTCGGGAGGCCCTCCAGTCTCTGAGCCAGCGGCTTCGGGTGCAGGAGCAGGAGATGGAGCTGGTAAAGGCAGCCCTGGCAGAAGCCCTTCGCCTGCTGCGGCTGCAGGTGCCCCGTTCCTCCCTACAGGGTTCTGGCACACCAGCTCCTCCAGGGGACAG TCTTGCAGCCCCCCCAGGACTGCCACCCACTTGCACCCCCTCCTTGGTGAGCCGAGGCACCCAGACGGAGACAGAGGTGGAGCTCAAGTCATCCCCTGGACCCCCTGGCCTGAGCAATGGACCCCCAGCCCCTCAGGGGGCCAGCGAAGAGCCTAGTGGGACCCAATCTGAAGGAgggggcagcagcagcagtggtgcTGGCTCCCCTGGCCCCCCGGGGATCCTCAGGCCCTTGCAGCCCCCACAGCGTGCTGACAC GCCGCGAAGaaattcttcctcctcctcatccccctCAGAGCGGCCTCGGCAGAAGCTCTCCAGGAAGGCAATTTCCTCCGCCAACCTGTTAGTGCGGTCCGGGAGCACAGAGAG CCGTGGGGGAAAAGACCCCCTCTCCAGCCCTGGTGGCCCTGGATCTCGGAGGAGCAATTACAATTTGG AAGGCATCTCAGTGAAGATGTTCCTTCGAGGCCGCCCCATTACCATGTACATCCCGTCTGGCATCCGCAGCCTTGAGGAGCTGCCGAGTGGCCCACCGCCAGAGACCCTCAGCCTTGACTGGGT TTACGGGTACAGGGGTCGTGACTCCCGCTCTAATCTGTTTGTGCTGCGCTCTGGGGAGGTGGTCTACTTTATCGCCTGTGTGGTGGTGCTGTACCGGCCTGGAGGAGGCCCAGGGGGTCCTGGAGGTGGCGGCCAGAGACACTACCGGGGGCACACAGACTGCGTTCGATG CCTTGCTGTTCACCCTGATGGTGTTCGGGTAGCCTCGGGACAGACAGCTGGAGTGGATAAGGATGGAAAG CCCTTGCAGCCTGTGGTTCACATCTGGGACTCAGAGACGCTGTTGAAACTGCAGGAGATTGGACTGGGGGCCTTCGAGCGGGGTGTTGGGGCCCTGGCCTTTTCAGCTGCG GATCAGGGTGCCTTTCTTTGTGTGGTGGATGATTCCAATGAGCACATGCTGTCGGTGTGGGACTGCAGCCGGGGAATGAAGCTGGCTGAGATCAAG AGTACAAATGACTCAGTCCTGGCCGTTGGCTTCAACCCTCGTGACAGCAGCTGCATCGTCACCAGTGGGAAATCTCACGTCCACTTCTGGAATTGGAGTGGTGGAGTAGGGGTTCCTGGGAATGGGACCCTTACCCGGAAACAGGGTGTCTTTGGG AAATACAAGAAACCCAAGTTTATCCCTTGCTTTGTGTTCCTTCCGGATGGAGACATTCTCACTGGAGACTCAGAGGGGAACATTCTCACCTGGGGGCGGAGCCCTTCAGATTCCAAGACCCCGGGCAGGGGTGGGGCCAAAG AGACCTATGGGATTGTGGCCCAGGCTCACGCTCATGAAGGTTCTATCTTCGCCTTGTGTCTCCGGCGGGACGGGACAGTGCTGAGTGGTGGCGGGCGGGACCGCCGGCTGGTACAGTGGGGGCCCGGGTTGGTGGccctccaggaggctgag ATTCCTGAGCACTTTGGGGCCGTGCGAGCCATTGCTGAAGGGCTTGGCTCTGAGCTGCTGGTGGGAACCACGAAGAATGCATTGCTGAGGGGAGATCTGGCCCAGGGCTTCTCCCCTGTAATCCAG GGCCACACTGATGAGCTGTGGGGGCTCTGCACACACCCCTCCCAGAACCGCTTCCTCACCTGCGGCCACGACCGGCAGCTCTGCCTGTGGGATGGGGAGAGCCACGCGCTGGCCTGGAGCATCGACCTCAAGGTAGAGCCCTGTGCCCCTGGATCCCCCATGCCACACCCACCAGGACACCTGTGGCCACCACGCCTTCCCCAGCACCTTGCCTTCTGCTTCCCAGAGGTGGCCAGTTTGTACTG GTGGTTGGTTTTGGATACAGAGACCAGAGAGATCGTGTCTGATGTCATTGATGGCAATGAGCAGCTCTCAGTGGTCCGGTACAGCCCAG ATGGGTTGTACCTGGCCATTGGTTCCCATGACAACGTGATCTACATCTATAGTGTTTCCAGTGATGGTGCCAAATCCAGCCGCTTTGGCCGCTGTATG GGTCACTCCAGCTTCATCACTCATCTTGACTGGTCCAAGGATGGGAATTTCATCATGTCCAATTCTGGGGACTATGAGATTCTTTACT GGGACGTGGCTGGAGGCTGCAAGCAGCTGAAGAATCGCTATGAGAGCCGAGACCGGGAATGGGCTACCTACACCTGTGTGCTGGGCTTTCACGTTTACG GCGTGTGGCCGGACGGCTCCGATGGGACCGACATCAACTCCCTGTGCCGCTCCCACAACGAGCGCGTGGTGGCGGTGGCCGACGACTTCTGCAAAGTGCATCTCTTCCAGTACCCGTGCGCTCGTGCCAAG GCGCCGAGCCGCATGTACGGGGGCCACGGCAGCCACGTGACCAGCGTCCGGTTCACGCACGACGACTCGCACCTCGTCTCGCTGGGCGGCAAGGACGCCAGCATCTTCCAGTGGCGAGTGCTGGGCGCTGGGGGCGCGGGGCCGGCGCCCGCCACGCCCTCTCGAACCCCCTCCCTGTCCCCCGCCTCCTCACTCGACGTTTGA
- the EML3 gene encoding echinoderm microtubule-associated protein-like 3 isoform X8, whose product MDGAAGPGEGPAREALQSLSQRLRVQEQEMELVKAALAEALRLLRLQVPRSSLQGSGTPAPPGDSLAAPPGLPPTCTPSLVSRGTQTETEVELKSSPGPPGLSNGPPAPQGASEEPSGTQSEGGGSSSSGAGSPGPPGILRPLQPPQRADTPRRNSSSSSSPSERPRQKLSRKAISSANLLVRSGSTESRGGKDPLSSPGGPGSRRSNYNLEGISVKMFLRGRPITMYIPSGIRSLEELPSGPPPETLSLDWVYGYRGRDSRSNLFVLRSGEVVYFIACVVVLYRPGGGPGGPGGGGQRHYRGHTDCVRCLAVHPDGVRVASGQTAGVDKDGKPLQPVVHIWDSETLLKLQEIGLGAFERGVGALAFSAADQGAFLCVVDDSNEHMLSVWDCSRGMKLAEIKSTNDSVLAVGFNPRDSSCIVTSGKSHVHFWNWSGGVGVPGNGTLTRKQGVFGKYKKPKFIPCFVFLPDGDILTGDSEGNILTWGRSPSDSKTPGRGGAKETYGIVAQAHAHEGSIFALCLRRDGTVLSGGGRDRRLVQWGPGLVALQEAEIPEHFGAVRAIAEGLGSELLVGTTKNALLRGDLAQGFSPVIQGHTDELWGLCTHPSQNRFLTCGHDRQLCLWDGESHALAWSIDLKETGLCADFHPSGAVVAVGLNTGRWLVLDTETREIVSDVIDGNEQLSVVRYSPDGLYLAIGSHDNVIYIYSVSSDGAKSSRFGRCMGHSSFITHLDWSKDGNFIMSNSGDYEILYWDVAGGCKQLKNRYESRDREWATYTCVLGFHVYGVWPDGSDGTDINSLCRSHNERVVAVADDFCKVHLFQYPCARAKAPSRMYGGHGSHVTSVRFTHDDSHLVSLGGKDASIFQWRVLGAGGAGPAPATPSRTPSLSPASSLDV is encoded by the exons ATGGACGGGGCCGCGGGGCCCG GTGAGGGCCCTGCTCGGGAGGCCCTCCAGTCTCTGAGCCAGCGGCTTCGGGTGCAGGAGCAGGAGATGGAGCTGGTAAAGGCAGCCCTGGCAGAAGCCCTTCGCCTGCTGCGGCTGCAGGTGCCCCGTTCCTCCCTACAGGGTTCTGGCACACCAGCTCCTCCAGGGGACAG TCTTGCAGCCCCCCCAGGACTGCCACCCACTTGCACCCCCTCCTTGGTGAGCCGAGGCACCCAGACGGAGACAGAGGTGGAGCTCAAGTCATCCCCTGGACCCCCTGGCCTGAGCAATGGACCCCCAGCCCCTCAGGGGGCCAGCGAAGAGCCTAGTGGGACCCAATCTGAAGGAgggggcagcagcagcagtggtgcTGGCTCCCCTGGCCCCCCGGGGATCCTCAGGCCCTTGCAGCCCCCACAGCGTGCTGACAC GCCGCGAAGaaattcttcctcctcctcatccccctCAGAGCGGCCTCGGCAGAAGCTCTCCAGGAAGGCAATTTCCTCCGCCAACCTGTTAGTGCGGTCCGGGAGCACAGAGAG CCGTGGGGGAAAAGACCCCCTCTCCAGCCCTGGTGGCCCTGGATCTCGGAGGAGCAATTACAATTTGG AAGGCATCTCAGTGAAGATGTTCCTTCGAGGCCGCCCCATTACCATGTACATCCCGTCTGGCATCCGCAGCCTTGAGGAGCTGCCGAGTGGCCCACCGCCAGAGACCCTCAGCCTTGACTGGGT TTACGGGTACAGGGGTCGTGACTCCCGCTCTAATCTGTTTGTGCTGCGCTCTGGGGAGGTGGTCTACTTTATCGCCTGTGTGGTGGTGCTGTACCGGCCTGGAGGAGGCCCAGGGGGTCCTGGAGGTGGCGGCCAGAGACACTACCGGGGGCACACAGACTGCGTTCGATG CCTTGCTGTTCACCCTGATGGTGTTCGGGTAGCCTCGGGACAGACAGCTGGAGTGGATAAGGATGGAAAG CCCTTGCAGCCTGTGGTTCACATCTGGGACTCAGAGACGCTGTTGAAACTGCAGGAGATTGGACTGGGGGCCTTCGAGCGGGGTGTTGGGGCCCTGGCCTTTTCAGCTGCG GATCAGGGTGCCTTTCTTTGTGTGGTGGATGATTCCAATGAGCACATGCTGTCGGTGTGGGACTGCAGCCGGGGAATGAAGCTGGCTGAGATCAAG AGTACAAATGACTCAGTCCTGGCCGTTGGCTTCAACCCTCGTGACAGCAGCTGCATCGTCACCAGTGGGAAATCTCACGTCCACTTCTGGAATTGGAGTGGTGGAGTAGGGGTTCCTGGGAATGGGACCCTTACCCGGAAACAGGGTGTCTTTGGG AAATACAAGAAACCCAAGTTTATCCCTTGCTTTGTGTTCCTTCCGGATGGAGACATTCTCACTGGAGACTCAGAGGGGAACATTCTCACCTGGGGGCGGAGCCCTTCAGATTCCAAGACCCCGGGCAGGGGTGGGGCCAAAG AGACCTATGGGATTGTGGCCCAGGCTCACGCTCATGAAGGTTCTATCTTCGCCTTGTGTCTCCGGCGGGACGGGACAGTGCTGAGTGGTGGCGGGCGGGACCGCCGGCTGGTACAGTGGGGGCCCGGGTTGGTGGccctccaggaggctgag ATTCCTGAGCACTTTGGGGCCGTGCGAGCCATTGCTGAAGGGCTTGGCTCTGAGCTGCTGGTGGGAACCACGAAGAATGCATTGCTGAGGGGAGATCTGGCCCAGGGCTTCTCCCCTGTAATCCAG GGCCACACTGATGAGCTGTGGGGGCTCTGCACACACCCCTCCCAGAACCGCTTCCTCACCTGCGGCCACGACCGGCAGCTCTGCCTGTGGGATGGGGAGAGCCACGCGCTGGCCTGGAGCATCGACCTCAAG GAGACTGGTCTCTGTGCTGACTTCCACCCGAGTGGGGCAGTTGTGGCCGTAGGACTGAACACGGGGAG GTGGTTGGTTTTGGATACAGAGACCAGAGAGATCGTGTCTGATGTCATTGATGGCAATGAGCAGCTCTCAGTGGTCCGGTACAGCCCAG ATGGGTTGTACCTGGCCATTGGTTCCCATGACAACGTGATCTACATCTATAGTGTTTCCAGTGATGGTGCCAAATCCAGCCGCTTTGGCCGCTGTATG GGTCACTCCAGCTTCATCACTCATCTTGACTGGTCCAAGGATGGGAATTTCATCATGTCCAATTCTGGGGACTATGAGATTCTTTACT GGGACGTGGCTGGAGGCTGCAAGCAGCTGAAGAATCGCTATGAGAGCCGAGACCGGGAATGGGCTACCTACACCTGTGTGCTGGGCTTTCACGTTTACG GCGTGTGGCCGGACGGCTCCGATGGGACCGACATCAACTCCCTGTGCCGCTCCCACAACGAGCGCGTGGTGGCGGTGGCCGACGACTTCTGCAAAGTGCATCTCTTCCAGTACCCGTGCGCTCGTGCCAAG GCGCCGAGCCGCATGTACGGGGGCCACGGCAGCCACGTGACCAGCGTCCGGTTCACGCACGACGACTCGCACCTCGTCTCGCTGGGCGGCAAGGACGCCAGCATCTTCCAGTGGCGAGTGCTGGGCGCTGGGGGCGCGGGGCCGGCGCCCGCCACGCCCTCTCGAACCCCCTCCCTGTCCCCCGCCTCCTCACTCGACGTTTGA